A genomic segment from Lignipirellula cremea encodes:
- a CDS encoding protocadherin: MHNLGGGGANSSSVRSNAGGNGFDVNHGATQGPRGGYAAGGSVTGPQGNTAYRGGAVGANGGAVAGRGFDGAGGASGGQAVGRGPNGGVAAGGQVTGPGGNSAYRGGAVGPNGGAVAGRGFDGAGGASGGQAIGRGPDGGVAAGGRVTGPDGNSAYRGAAVGPNGGAVAGRGFDGAGGVSGGQAIGRGPGGTVAGGGAIRGPNGGAAGRGFVARPATAGFVHVAPSGRYNCAVAVRGGFNHWGVYGAGWYTAHPGAWYAAGWGAGAIWRTATWASVGSWMSYYPAAPLYYDYGSNVVIENNNVYVNNQDVGNTTEYYNQALSLATDGANATAPADGDWLPLGVFALTKPDQPKSDVTIQLAVSKQGVVRGNYTDNVTGVTQVVQGSVDKSTQRLAFTVGDNTTNVVETGIYNLTKDEAPVLIHLGQDKTEQWLLVRLKNPKESGN; encoded by the coding sequence ATGCATAACCTGGGCGGAGGCGGCGCCAACAGCAGCAGCGTTCGTTCCAATGCCGGCGGAAATGGTTTTGACGTCAACCATGGCGCCACGCAAGGCCCCCGCGGCGGCTATGCTGCGGGCGGCAGTGTGACCGGGCCGCAAGGAAACACGGCCTATCGCGGTGGAGCCGTCGGCGCCAACGGTGGTGCAGTGGCTGGTCGCGGCTTTGATGGAGCCGGCGGCGCCTCGGGCGGCCAGGCGGTCGGCCGCGGTCCCAACGGCGGCGTGGCGGCAGGCGGCCAGGTGACAGGACCCGGCGGCAACTCGGCCTATCGCGGCGGAGCGGTCGGGCCCAACGGCGGCGCGGTTGCCGGTCGCGGATTCGACGGAGCCGGCGGCGCCTCGGGCGGCCAGGCGATTGGTCGCGGTCCCGACGGCGGCGTGGCTGCCGGCGGTCGAGTCACGGGCCCAGACGGCAACTCGGCTTATCGCGGTGCGGCAGTCGGTCCCAACGGCGGCGCTGTGGCTGGTCGTGGTTTTGATGGAGCCGGCGGAGTTTCCGGCGGCCAGGCGATTGGACGTGGTCCCGGAGGCACGGTCGCAGGCGGCGGAGCCATTCGCGGGCCCAACGGCGGCGCTGCGGGTCGTGGCTTTGTCGCCAGGCCGGCAACGGCCGGCTTTGTGCATGTGGCTCCCTCGGGCCGGTACAACTGCGCGGTTGCCGTCCGCGGCGGCTTTAATCACTGGGGCGTTTATGGGGCTGGCTGGTATACGGCCCATCCCGGAGCCTGGTACGCTGCGGGCTGGGGAGCGGGAGCCATCTGGCGGACTGCCACCTGGGCTTCGGTCGGCTCCTGGATGAGCTACTATCCGGCCGCGCCGCTGTATTACGATTACGGTTCCAATGTGGTCATTGAGAACAACAACGTCTATGTCAACAACCAGGATGTCGGCAACACGACCGAGTACTACAACCAGGCCCTTTCGCTGGCCACCGACGGAGCCAATGCGACGGCCCCGGCCGATGGCGACTGGTTGCCGCTGGGCGTGTTCGCCCTGACCAAACCGGACCAGCCCAAGTCGGATGTCACCATCCAGCTGGCCGTCAGCAAGCAGGGTGTGGTTCGCGGCAACTACACCGACAACGTGACCGGCGTGACCCAGGTGGTGCAAGGTTCGGTCGACAAGTCGACGCAGCGGCTGGCCTTTACGGTTGGCGACAACACCACGAATGTCGTGGAGACGGGCATCTACAACCTGACCAAGGACGAAGCCCCCGTGCTGATCCACCTAGGCCAGGACAAAACCGAGCAGTGGCTGCTCGTCCGTCTGAAGAACCCGAAAGAGTCCGGCAACTAG
- a CDS encoding SgcJ/EcaC family oxidoreductase produces the protein MSHHFSRRVSRTLLPGILGVFLSGVWGCSLSLASTPATKTPAAKSEPAQKQPTKASAVKAQPTEAASEEGEIRAASAAFVVAFNKHDAKAIGAMFAEEGEYQSDTGLSFEGRAAIEKGYASYFSTHPQGKIRLMIDSIRLLSDSAAIEDGHSVVEPPPAGAPAISRYSVVHVKIAGKWLAASVRETRIETPSTWPHLSDLEWLIGDWTAEEHGVRIDSTCQWIANKSFVERSYTVTHPHGVKTTGKQIIGWNPQQGHLQSWDFSSDGGHAIGVWTQGENGWTAQMNGMTGDGVATGAIHTLTRLDDDAYVWQSVQRTLGGIVLSDTEEVVIKRQPASR, from the coding sequence ATGAGCCACCATTTTTCTCGCCGGGTCAGCAGGACGCTGCTGCCTGGAATCCTTGGCGTTTTTCTGTCGGGCGTTTGGGGTTGTTCTCTTAGCCTCGCCAGCACTCCCGCAACCAAAACTCCGGCCGCCAAATCCGAGCCGGCGCAAAAGCAGCCGACCAAAGCCTCGGCAGTAAAAGCTCAGCCGACGGAAGCCGCTTCGGAAGAAGGGGAGATTCGCGCGGCGTCGGCAGCTTTTGTCGTCGCCTTTAACAAGCACGATGCCAAAGCAATTGGCGCCATGTTCGCGGAAGAAGGCGAATACCAGAGCGACACGGGCCTGAGCTTTGAGGGCAGGGCCGCGATTGAGAAAGGCTACGCCAGCTACTTCTCCACCCATCCGCAGGGAAAGATTCGCCTGATGATCGACTCGATTCGTCTGCTGAGCGACAGCGCCGCCATTGAGGATGGGCACTCGGTCGTCGAACCGCCGCCGGCAGGCGCTCCGGCCATCAGCCGCTACTCGGTCGTGCATGTGAAGATCGCCGGCAAATGGCTGGCCGCTTCGGTGCGTGAGACGCGGATCGAAACGCCGTCGACCTGGCCTCATCTGTCGGACCTGGAATGGTTGATTGGCGACTGGACCGCGGAAGAGCACGGCGTGCGGATCGACTCGACCTGCCAATGGATCGCCAACAAGAGCTTTGTCGAACGGAGTTACACGGTCACGCATCCCCATGGCGTGAAGACCACGGGCAAGCAGATCATTGGCTGGAACCCGCAGCAAGGACATCTCCAGTCTTGGGATTTTAGCTCCGACGGCGGGCATGCCATCGGTGTCTGGACGCAGGGGGAAAATGGCTGGACGGCCCAGATGAACGGCATGACGGGCGACGGCGTGGCCACCGGTGCGATCCATACGCTGACCCGCCTTGATGACGACGCGTATGTCTGGCAGTCAGTGCAGCGCACGCTGGGCGGCATCGTCCTGTCCGATACGGAAGAAGTGGTGATCAAGCGCCAGCCGGCCTCGCGTTGA
- a CDS encoding AI-2E family transporter codes for MSRLVSFVVLIAVILVVGFVVYRVLAKFMPPLFLACLLVVMFRPVYLWILQRVGGRSRVAAALTTIGVTLAVLLPAMGVFTIAAIEGLDLVARVKVSSVRPQLARLRKNAGLELPGAEELRRIEGSLAELMEAGQRGELMVDQRMVVENDLQRVMRVEASLIASGQFDDATARKMVEPLEKALGEVASVKPDTLATETAIQKVQNLIRDLKIDVLGSGFMVWAADLANPSDERLGEVNAAVVGWAQRSAPKATSVTLGVVASYIIGLIVMVVSIFFFFADGPKMINAMMNLFPLDNRYEQELLLEFDNVSRAVVLSHLVSALAQALLAGIAFYFAGLNAVFLLMLLTFTLAMVPFVGAASVWAPCALYLFFIEERFWPAVLLAIWGAVVVSCIDNVIKPYILHGRSKLHPLLALLSVLGGVQALGPIGILIGPMVVVFLSTLLKILHREMLHLEGEPIASLFRSAQDPAAPGTTEV; via the coding sequence ATGTCGCGGCTGGTTTCCTTTGTGGTGTTGATCGCCGTTATTCTGGTGGTGGGCTTTGTCGTTTACCGTGTGCTGGCGAAGTTCATGCCGCCGTTGTTTCTCGCCTGTTTGTTAGTGGTGATGTTTCGCCCCGTTTACTTGTGGATTCTGCAACGGGTCGGAGGCCGCTCGCGGGTGGCGGCCGCGCTCACGACAATTGGTGTGACGCTGGCGGTGCTCTTGCCGGCGATGGGCGTTTTTACCATCGCGGCGATCGAAGGGTTGGATCTGGTCGCTCGGGTGAAGGTCAGCTCGGTTCGGCCGCAGCTCGCGCGGTTGCGGAAGAATGCAGGACTGGAACTGCCCGGCGCCGAGGAGTTGCGGCGGATTGAAGGATCGCTGGCGGAACTGATGGAAGCAGGCCAGCGCGGCGAGTTGATGGTCGACCAGCGGATGGTGGTCGAAAACGACCTGCAGCGCGTGATGCGGGTGGAGGCCTCCCTGATTGCCTCCGGGCAATTCGACGACGCGACTGCCAGGAAAATGGTCGAACCGCTGGAGAAGGCGCTGGGCGAGGTGGCGAGTGTGAAGCCCGACACGCTGGCGACGGAAACGGCCATTCAAAAGGTGCAGAACCTGATCCGCGATTTGAAAATCGACGTCCTGGGCAGCGGCTTCATGGTGTGGGCCGCGGACCTGGCAAACCCCAGCGACGAACGCCTGGGCGAGGTCAACGCAGCGGTGGTCGGCTGGGCCCAGCGATCGGCCCCGAAGGCAACCAGCGTTACGCTAGGCGTGGTCGCCAGCTATATCATCGGCCTGATTGTGATGGTGGTGTCGATCTTTTTCTTCTTTGCCGATGGGCCAAAAATGATCAACGCCATGATGAACCTGTTCCCGCTCGACAATCGGTACGAACAGGAGTTACTGCTGGAGTTTGATAACGTCAGTCGGGCGGTCGTGCTGTCGCACCTGGTGTCGGCTTTGGCCCAGGCCTTGCTTGCGGGGATTGCCTTTTACTTTGCAGGACTGAACGCTGTTTTCCTGTTGATGCTGTTGACCTTTACGCTGGCGATGGTGCCCTTTGTGGGGGCGGCTTCGGTCTGGGCTCCGTGCGCGCTTTATCTGTTCTTCATCGAAGAGCGGTTCTGGCCGGCGGTCCTGCTGGCGATCTGGGGGGCGGTAGTCGTGTCATGCATCGATAATGTGATCAAGCCGTACATCCTGCACGGACGTTCCAAGCTGCACCCGTTGCTGGCCCTGCTCAGCGTGCTGGGCGGGGTGCAGGCGCTGGGACCGATCGGCATTTTGATCGGCCCGATGGTGGTCGTCTTTCTGTCGACGCTGCTGAAAATTCTGCACCGCGAAATGCTGCATCTGGAAGGCGAGCCGATCGCCAGCCTGTTCCGCTCCGCCCAGGATCCGGCCGCCCCGGGAACGACGGAAGTGTGA